Proteins from a single region of Pseudodesulfovibrio portus:
- a CDS encoding efflux RND transporter periplasmic adaptor subunit yields the protein MNRLASPALLCLLALSVLAGCGGEEKQAKRARTVPVTVVAATREDVPVSLSAVGNVTPLASVEIKSRVGGIIDKQLVKNGQDVKKGDLLFRIDPRSFDLAIKEARAKLDRDRAHLNKAREDLRRYSKLREKNVVSQDTYDDTFAEATSLENTIRLNEAALEKAQLDRAYASITAPISGRVGIVQVNEGNVIKANDDRTLCVINQIRPIIVSFTLPERYLGEIMQRQAHGPLRVDITPSGTDGLTVQGELTAVDNAVDTTTGTIRLLASYPNEDNRFWPGQFARVGLTLRTLKGALLLPTGAVLQGMNGPYVYVVAPTEKNTGTVTPRDVTSTYIVGERTVIDSGLEPGELVVLDGQVGLSPGAQVSVKNQPPPGGEGGKDKAKTAEGAQQ from the coding sequence TTGAACCGACTTGCCTCCCCCGCATTGCTCTGCCTGCTCGCGCTCAGCGTGCTGGCCGGTTGCGGAGGCGAGGAAAAGCAGGCCAAACGCGCCCGCACCGTGCCGGTCACGGTGGTGGCCGCGACCCGTGAGGACGTGCCGGTCAGCTTGAGCGCAGTGGGCAACGTGACCCCGCTGGCCTCGGTGGAAATCAAATCCCGTGTGGGCGGCATCATCGACAAACAGCTGGTCAAAAACGGCCAGGACGTGAAAAAGGGCGACCTGCTCTTCCGCATCGACCCGCGCTCCTTCGACCTGGCGATCAAAGAGGCCCGGGCCAAGCTCGACCGCGACCGCGCCCACCTGAACAAGGCCCGCGAAGACCTGCGCCGATACTCCAAGCTCAGGGAAAAGAACGTGGTCTCCCAGGACACGTACGACGACACCTTTGCCGAGGCCACCTCCCTGGAAAACACCATCCGGCTGAACGAGGCGGCCCTGGAAAAGGCGCAGCTCGACCGCGCCTACGCCTCCATCACCGCGCCCATCTCCGGCCGCGTGGGCATCGTCCAGGTCAACGAGGGCAACGTCATCAAGGCCAACGACGACCGGACCCTGTGCGTCATCAACCAGATCCGGCCCATCATCGTGTCCTTCACCCTGCCGGAGCGATACCTCGGCGAGATCATGCAGCGCCAGGCCCACGGCCCGCTCCGGGTGGACATCACCCCTTCGGGCACCGACGGCCTGACCGTGCAGGGCGAGCTGACCGCCGTGGACAACGCCGTGGACACGACCACGGGCACCATCCGGCTGCTGGCCTCCTACCCCAACGAGGACAACCGGTTCTGGCCGGGGCAGTTCGCCCGCGTGGGGCTGACCCTGCGCACCCTGAAAGGCGCGCTCCTGCTCCCCACCGGGGCCGTGCTCCAGGGCATGAACGGGCCGTATGTGTACGTGGTCGCTCCCACGGAGAAGAACACCGGCACCGTAACCCCGCGCGACGTGACATCCACCTACATCGTGGGTGAACGGACAGTGATCGATTCCGGCCTCGAACCCGGCGAGCTGGTGGTGCTTGACGGCCAGGTAGGGTTGAGTCCCGGCGCGCAGGTATCCGTCAAGAACCAGCCGCCCCCCGGCGGGGAAGGCGGAAAGGACAAGGCGAAGACCGCCGAAGGCGCGCAGCAATGA
- the nhaB gene encoding sodium/proton antiporter NhaB — protein sequence MQAPLSRTFAETFLGAAPGWYKLTIVGFLIANPVLMITVGPFVTGWTLIAEFIFTLAMALKCYPLPAGGLLAVEAVIMGLTSPEVVYHEALKNFEVILLLIFMVAGIYFMKDFLQFTFTRILVRVRSKKAIALLFCIAGAFLSAFLDALTVTAVIMAVAYGFYNVYHRFVSGKSYADAHDLNSDDSVREQSRAELRKFRGFLRNLMMHGAVGTALGGVCTLVGEPQNLLVGGEMGWHFIPFFLHAMPVTMPVLAVGLVTCLVVEQFHLFGYGHKLPGNIRSFLLETAIEMEAKAGPKGRLKLVIQACVGLWLIAALAFHLAAVGLIGLSVIILLTAFTGVTEEHQLGHAFEEALPFTALLVVFFSVVAVIHSQELFTPIIEFVLHLKGQNQLVAYYAANGILSSISDNVFVATVYISETKLHFVHVLDTIPGIGMSGQELMARLTDTHIARAETLATLPHDTAVLVEQTMEHFDKLAVAINTGTNIPSVATPNGQAAFLFLLTSALAPVIRLSYGRMVMLALPYTITMSLTGLAAVYAFL from the coding sequence ATGCAAGCCCCCCTTTCCCGCACCTTTGCCGAGACCTTCCTCGGCGCAGCCCCCGGCTGGTACAAGCTGACCATCGTCGGGTTCCTCATCGCAAATCCCGTACTGATGATCACGGTCGGCCCCTTCGTCACCGGTTGGACGCTGATCGCCGAGTTCATCTTCACCCTGGCCATGGCGCTCAAGTGCTACCCCCTTCCGGCGGGCGGCCTGCTGGCCGTCGAGGCCGTGATCATGGGCCTGACCTCGCCCGAAGTGGTCTACCACGAAGCCCTGAAGAACTTCGAGGTCATTCTGCTGCTGATCTTCATGGTGGCGGGCATCTACTTCATGAAGGACTTCCTGCAGTTCACCTTCACCCGCATCCTGGTCCGGGTCCGCTCCAAGAAGGCCATCGCCCTGCTGTTCTGTATCGCGGGCGCGTTCCTCTCGGCCTTCCTGGACGCCCTGACCGTGACCGCAGTCATCATGGCCGTGGCCTACGGGTTCTACAACGTCTACCACCGGTTCGTGTCCGGCAAAAGCTACGCCGACGCCCACGACCTGAACTCGGACGATTCCGTCAGGGAGCAGTCCCGCGCGGAACTCCGCAAATTCAGGGGCTTCCTGCGCAACCTGATGATGCACGGCGCGGTGGGCACGGCCCTGGGCGGCGTGTGCACCCTGGTGGGCGAGCCGCAGAACCTGCTGGTGGGCGGCGAGATGGGCTGGCACTTCATCCCGTTCTTCCTGCACGCCATGCCCGTGACCATGCCCGTCCTGGCCGTGGGTCTCGTGACCTGCCTGGTCGTGGAGCAGTTCCACCTCTTCGGATACGGGCACAAACTGCCCGGCAACATCCGCTCCTTTCTCCTGGAGACAGCCATCGAGATGGAGGCAAAGGCAGGACCCAAGGGCCGGCTCAAGCTGGTCATCCAGGCATGCGTCGGCCTGTGGCTGATCGCCGCCCTGGCCTTCCACCTGGCGGCAGTGGGGCTGATCGGCCTGTCGGTCATCATCCTCCTGACCGCCTTCACGGGCGTCACCGAGGAGCACCAGCTCGGCCACGCCTTCGAGGAGGCCCTGCCCTTCACCGCACTGCTGGTGGTCTTCTTCTCCGTGGTCGCGGTCATCCACTCCCAGGAGCTGTTCACCCCGATCATCGAGTTCGTCCTGCACCTCAAGGGCCAGAACCAGCTCGTGGCATACTACGCGGCCAACGGAATTCTTTCGTCCATTTCGGACAACGTCTTTGTGGCCACGGTCTACATCTCGGAGACCAAGCTGCACTTCGTTCACGTGCTGGACACCATTCCCGGTATCGGGATGAGCGGGCAGGAACTCATGGCCCGGCTCACGGACACGCACATCGCGCGAGCCGAAACACTCGCGACCCTTCCTCACGATACCGCAGTCCTGGTCGAGCAGACCATGGAGCATTTCGACAAGCTGGCCGTGGCCATCAACACCGGGACCAACATCCCCTCGGTGGCCACCCCCAACGGCCAGGCAGCGTTTCTCTTCCTGCTGACCAGCGCCCTCGCTCCGGTCATCCGCCTCTCCTACGGCAGAATGGTCATGTTGGCGCTCCCCTACACGATCACCATGTCCCTGACCGGACTGGCAGCGGTGTACGCCTTTCTTTAA
- a CDS encoding sugar kinase yields MAATSIKSIISLGEPLIELSATDEGTLDTVSSFITGFGGDASNFAVAARRAGGDVSMLTQIGQDPFGDAFLNMWAKEGIDTSLVKRSAAGPTGIYFISRNSGSHYFTYYRSGSAASLMTPDLLPEVSIREARLLHVTGVTQGISDSACETSFAAMDIARQAGTLISYDPNYRPALWPMEKAVSVIEESVSRADIIFPSMEETEMLFGSIEPEAAVRKYLELGAGTVVLKLGTHGALLASGDGIKRIPAMRVNAVDASGAGDTFAGSFAAAYMENRPPEWCARFAVTAAGLSTTGFGCVTPIPARKDILSHMAPGPD; encoded by the coding sequence ATGGCTGCAACGAGCATAAAATCGATCATCTCACTGGGCGAACCACTCATCGAGTTGTCGGCCACCGACGAAGGAACCCTCGACACGGTCTCCTCGTTCATCACCGGCTTCGGCGGCGACGCCTCCAACTTCGCGGTGGCGGCCCGCAGGGCCGGCGGGGACGTGTCCATGCTGACCCAGATCGGCCAGGACCCCTTTGGCGACGCATTCCTGAACATGTGGGCCAAAGAGGGCATCGACACCAGCCTAGTGAAGCGCTCCGCAGCCGGGCCCACCGGCATCTATTTCATATCCCGGAACAGCGGAAGCCACTATTTCACGTACTACAGGTCGGGCTCGGCGGCCTCGCTCATGACCCCGGACCTGCTGCCGGAGGTGTCCATCCGCGAGGCGCGCCTGCTCCACGTGACCGGCGTGACCCAGGGCATCTCCGACTCCGCCTGCGAGACATCCTTCGCCGCCATGGACATCGCACGGCAGGCCGGGACCCTCATCTCCTACGACCCCAATTACCGCCCGGCCCTGTGGCCCATGGAAAAGGCCGTCAGCGTGATCGAGGAGTCCGTTTCCCGGGCGGACATCATCTTTCCCAGCATGGAAGAGACCGAAATGCTTTTCGGCTCCATCGAGCCGGAAGCCGCCGTCCGGAAATACCTGGAGCTCGGCGCAGGGACAGTGGTCCTGAAACTGGGCACCCACGGCGCGCTGCTGGCGTCCGGCGACGGGATCAAGCGCATCCCGGCCATGCGGGTGAACGCGGTGGACGCCTCCGGGGCGGGCGATACCTTTGCCGGATCATTTGCCGCCGCGTACATGGAAAACCGCCCGCCCGAATGGTGTGCCCGCTTTGCGGTCACGGCGGCGGGGCTGAGCACCACGGGCTTCGGCTGCGTGACGCCCATACCCGCGAGAAAGGATATTCTGTCACATATGGCGCCCGGCCCCGACTAG
- a CDS encoding TRAP transporter small permease: MHYWLDTIEYWLRKGLEVTVTVFFLFILCLTVTLVVLRYGFNSSLIWGSEAMNFLFIYTTALGAAAAISNGTHIKISCLKDMTKGNFRKVMDFVGCLLVCMVNAVMGWFSLPWIASAGAFESPVMRLPMWIVQAIIPLGCGLACFFCLLHMIRIVVSDDLQGSDTTC; encoded by the coding sequence ATGCATTATTGGCTCGATACAATCGAATACTGGCTCAGGAAGGGGCTGGAAGTCACGGTCACCGTGTTCTTCCTGTTCATCCTCTGCCTGACGGTGACCCTGGTTGTCCTGCGGTACGGGTTCAACTCCTCACTCATCTGGGGCAGCGAAGCCATGAATTTCCTGTTCATCTACACCACGGCCCTCGGGGCCGCAGCCGCCATCAGCAACGGGACGCACATCAAGATCAGCTGTCTCAAGGACATGACCAAAGGAAACTTCCGGAAGGTCATGGACTTCGTGGGCTGCCTGCTGGTGTGCATGGTCAATGCCGTGATGGGCTGGTTCAGCCTCCCCTGGATCGCTTCGGCCGGTGCGTTCGAGTCGCCGGTCATGCGGTTGCCCATGTGGATCGTCCAGGCGATCATTCCCCTGGGATGCGGGCTGGCCTGCTTCTTCTGTCTGCTTCACATGATCCGCATCGTCGTCAGCGACGATCTCCAAGGGAGTGACACCACATGCTGA
- a CDS encoding RNA recognition motif domain-containing protein, producing the protein MSKNLYVGNLAWATTENDIRNAFAAHGEVISVKLIEDRETGRPRGFGFVEMDDAGADAVIAEFDGKDFDGRNIKVNIAKPREERPRW; encoded by the coding sequence ATGTCCAAGAACTTATACGTCGGCAACCTTGCCTGGGCCACGACCGAAAACGACATCCGCAACGCCTTTGCAGCCCACGGTGAAGTCATCTCCGTCAAGCTCATCGAAGACCGTGAAACCGGCCGCCCCCGCGGCTTCGGCTTCGTGGAAATGGACGACGCCGGCGCTGACGCCGTCATCGCCGAATTCGACGGCAAGGACTTCGACGGCCGCAACATCAAGGTCAACATCGCCAAGCCCCGCGAGGAACGCCCCCGCTGGTAG
- a CDS encoding TRAP transporter large permease encodes MLILLCSLMICLLLGVPIAYSLGVSGFLYFLFVHPELLTVLPQRLFAGMDSYAMIALPLFILMGLFMNSGGVTTRLINFSMIFVGRFRGGLGAVNVMASMIFGGISGSSVSDTASVGAVLIPEMVKKGYTPQFSSGITVASSTMGMIIPPSVPMIIYALVSEESVGQLFMGSLIPGVLIGVLMLGITLVYSYIKKYPKEEIVLTRALVVERTRQSILAIIMPAFVVGAVVFGVATATESAGMGALYAFLVGAFVIRELDLKKVPELMKSAILTSSTVMIIIALSQLYIWILALERIPQTVAAFVTGLDMPTLLMLLVLDIIIIVTGTFVDVSPAILLLTPVFLPAARAVGVDGIQFGVLLISGLAVGLVTPPVGMCLNVASAISKLGIGTIFTAAAPFLLANLIVLLLITFVPQVTLWLPSLFY; translated from the coding sequence ATGCTGATTCTTCTCTGCAGCCTCATGATCTGCCTGCTGCTCGGCGTTCCCATCGCCTATTCACTGGGCGTCTCCGGATTCCTCTATTTCCTTTTCGTCCACCCGGAACTGCTGACGGTCCTGCCCCAGCGGCTGTTCGCGGGCATGGATTCCTATGCCATGATCGCGCTCCCCCTGTTCATCCTCATGGGCCTGTTCATGAACTCGGGCGGCGTGACCACGCGACTCATCAATTTCAGCATGATCTTCGTCGGCCGCTTCCGCGGCGGCCTGGGCGCGGTCAACGTCATGGCCAGCATGATCTTCGGCGGCATATCCGGCTCCTCGGTCTCGGACACGGCGTCCGTGGGCGCGGTACTCATCCCGGAAATGGTCAAGAAGGGCTATACCCCCCAATTTTCCAGCGGCATCACCGTGGCCTCCTCCACCATGGGCATGATCATCCCGCCCAGCGTGCCGATGATCATCTACGCCCTGGTCAGCGAGGAATCCGTGGGCCAGCTGTTCATGGGCAGCCTGATCCCGGGCGTGCTCATCGGCGTATTGATGCTGGGCATCACCCTCGTGTATTCCTACATCAAGAAATACCCCAAGGAAGAAATCGTCCTGACCCGCGCCCTGGTCGTGGAACGGACCAGGCAGTCCATCCTGGCCATCATCATGCCCGCATTCGTGGTGGGCGCGGTGGTCTTCGGCGTGGCCACGGCCACGGAATCCGCAGGCATGGGAGCCCTCTACGCCTTCCTGGTCGGCGCATTCGTCATCCGCGAACTGGACCTGAAAAAGGTGCCGGAGCTGATGAAGAGCGCCATCCTGACCAGTTCCACGGTCATGATCATCATCGCCCTGTCCCAGCTCTACATCTGGATTCTCGCCCTGGAGCGCATCCCCCAGACCGTGGCCGCGTTCGTCACCGGCCTGGACATGCCCACCCTGCTCATGCTGCTGGTGCTCGACATCATCATCATCGTCACCGGCACCTTCGTCGACGTCAGCCCGGCCATCCTGCTGCTCACGCCGGTCTTCCTGCCCGCCGCCCGGGCCGTGGGCGTGGACGGCATCCAGTTCGGCGTCCTGCTCATCTCGGGCCTGGCCGTGGGCCTGGTCACGCCGCCGGTCGGCATGTGCTTGAATGTGGCCTCGGCAATAAGTAAACTCGGCATAGGGACCATATTCACCGCAGCCGCGCCATTCCTGCTGGCCAACCTGATCGTGCTTCTGCTGATCACGTTCGTGCCGCAGGTGACGCTCTGGCTGCCTTCACTGTTCTATTAA
- a CDS encoding TRAP transporter substrate-binding protein: MFRRLMIAVLVFAMAVPAMIGSASAADHVFKYANTQSENHPRSKSMVYFKEQLEKRSDGKIKVELYFSGTLGKESEVLEMVKLGNLQGCRGGLFERANKKYLMYTLPFMFANADQVVKVMNSDLGKEINQGAMANGFYVPATGVAGGMRQPTNKVRPITSVADLKGLKLRTPPIDVTIRTFKELGANPQQVPYTETYMALKTGVVDGQENPFSNCVDMKFYEVQKYLSVLNWQVHPDPFYVNPAWYKGLPADLQKVFDEVSVDTMNYSNKIWLASEDGYYETLKGKLEVNVLEEAAYKEFVEAVKPVWQYYVDQGDFTWDDINRAQKIAQ, translated from the coding sequence ATGTTCAGACGTCTGATGATTGCAGTCCTCGTATTCGCGATGGCCGTGCCTGCCATGATCGGCTCGGCTTCTGCGGCGGACCACGTGTTCAAGTATGCCAACACGCAGTCGGAGAACCATCCCCGAAGCAAATCCATGGTCTACTTCAAGGAGCAGCTGGAAAAACGCTCCGACGGCAAGATCAAGGTCGAGCTGTACTTCTCCGGCACCCTGGGCAAGGAGTCCGAAGTTCTTGAAATGGTCAAGCTCGGCAACCTCCAGGGCTGCCGCGGCGGCCTGTTCGAACGCGCCAACAAGAAGTACCTGATGTACACCCTGCCCTTCATGTTCGCCAACGCCGACCAGGTGGTCAAGGTCATGAACTCCGACCTGGGCAAGGAAATCAACCAGGGCGCCATGGCCAACGGCTTCTACGTCCCGGCCACCGGCGTTGCAGGCGGCATGCGCCAGCCCACCAACAAGGTCCGTCCCATCACTTCCGTGGCCGACCTCAAGGGCCTCAAGCTGCGTACGCCCCCCATCGACGTGACCATCCGCACCTTCAAGGAACTGGGCGCCAACCCGCAGCAGGTCCCCTACACCGAGACCTACATGGCGCTGAAGACCGGCGTTGTGGACGGCCAGGAGAACCCCTTCTCCAACTGCGTGGACATGAAGTTCTACGAAGTCCAGAAATACCTGTCCGTCCTGAACTGGCAGGTCCATCCGGATCCGTTCTACGTCAACCCCGCATGGTACAAGGGCCTTCCCGCCGACCTGCAGAAGGTCTTCGACGAAGTGTCCGTGGACACCATGAACTACAGCAACAAGATCTGGCTGGCCTCTGAAGACGGCTACTACGAGACCCTCAAGGGCAAGCTCGAGGTCAACGTCCTCGAAGAAGCCGCCTACAAGGAATTCGTCGAAGCCGTGAAGCCGGTCTGGCAGTACTATGTCGATCAGGGCGACTTCACCTGGGACGACATCAATCGCGCCCAGAAGATCGCTCAGTAG
- a CDS encoding efflux RND transporter permease subunit, with product MNPSALFVRRPIMTTLVMTAILVFGAMAYLRLPVSDLPSVDFPTIEVQASLSGANPETMASSVATPLEKQFSTISGLDSMTSISSLGATRVTLQFDLERDIDDAALDVQSAITTALRRLPDDMTSAPSFRKVNPADSPILYLALSSPTMRLSDVNEYAENLMAQRISMVNGVAQVMVYGSKKYAVRIQLSPEKLSSMELGVDEVADAVRNGNVNLPVGTVAGPVREYIVRSNGKLMNADDYRPLVVAWRNGAPVRLADVADVFDSVSQTRRLNWYNGQPGMVLAIQRQPGTNTVEVVQAVRKLLPSFQEQLPAAVELDVLYDRSESIKESIQDVQFTLLLTVGLVILVIFLFLRRLSATLIPSLALPMSIIGTFAVMYLYGFSLNNITLMALTLSVGFVVDDAIVMLENIVRHGEMGKTTREAVLDGSRQVAFTIVSMTISLAAVFLPVLFMGGIVGRLFHEFAVTICASILISGLVSLTLTPMLCNLIIRPKKREQHGRLFNFFERGFEAMRDLYSGTLDWTIRHHRLTMLASVLVLVMTVVLFRAIPKGFLPTEDAGRLMVSTEAEQGVAFATMMERQQQLMKIVSTDKAVDGYMSVVGGGGPNRGGNTGRLMLHLRPRSERESVEVVQQRLRKKLSQVPGIRAFVSNPPPIRIGGRSSKGQYQYTLQSPNTEELFRVTAEMERRMQELDSIQDVTSDMEFDNPELNIAIDRDKASALGITAYQVEDALSTSFGNRKISSIYAPTDTYDVIMELAPQYQSNPDALAMLSVRSKNGKLVRMESLAKWNLGVGPLSVNHSGQLPSATISFNLPPGQSLGSAVDTVTALARDVVPPSISTSFQGEAQAFQESMRGLWVLLAMAILVIYLVLGILYESFVHPLTILSGLPSAGVGALLTLIFFGEALNIYAFVGIIMLIGIVKKNAIMMIDFAVETQREQGLAAMEAIRQGALTRFRPIMMTTMAALMGTLPIALGIGAGAEARRPLGLAVVGGLMVSQLLTLYFTPVYYMYLDAAQQKLNRLFGNRGR from the coding sequence ATGAACCCGTCGGCACTGTTCGTCCGCCGCCCGATCATGACCACCCTGGTCATGACCGCCATCCTCGTGTTCGGCGCCATGGCCTACCTCAGGCTGCCTGTCAGCGACCTGCCCAGCGTGGACTTCCCGACCATCGAGGTCCAGGCCAGCCTGTCCGGGGCCAACCCGGAGACCATGGCCTCGTCCGTGGCCACGCCCCTTGAAAAACAGTTCTCCACCATCTCCGGTCTCGACTCCATGACCTCCATATCGAGCCTCGGAGCCACCCGCGTCACCCTCCAGTTCGACCTGGAGCGGGACATCGACGACGCGGCCCTGGACGTGCAGTCGGCCATCACCACCGCGCTGAGAAGGCTGCCCGACGACATGACCTCGGCCCCGAGCTTCCGCAAGGTCAACCCGGCGGACTCGCCCATCCTGTACCTGGCCCTGTCCTCGCCCACCATGCGGCTGTCGGACGTCAACGAGTACGCCGAGAACCTCATGGCCCAGCGCATCTCCATGGTCAACGGCGTGGCCCAGGTCATGGTCTACGGGTCCAAGAAATACGCGGTCCGCATCCAGCTCTCGCCGGAGAAGCTCTCCTCCATGGAACTGGGCGTGGACGAGGTGGCCGACGCGGTGCGCAACGGCAACGTCAACCTGCCCGTGGGCACGGTGGCCGGGCCGGTGCGCGAGTATATCGTCCGCTCCAACGGCAAGCTCATGAACGCCGACGACTACCGCCCCCTGGTGGTGGCCTGGCGCAACGGGGCACCGGTGCGGCTGGCCGACGTGGCCGACGTGTTCGACTCCGTGTCCCAGACCCGGCGGCTCAACTGGTACAACGGCCAGCCCGGCATGGTCCTGGCCATCCAGCGGCAGCCCGGCACCAACACCGTGGAAGTGGTCCAGGCCGTGCGCAAGCTGCTGCCCTCCTTCCAGGAACAACTCCCGGCGGCGGTCGAGCTGGACGTGCTCTACGACCGCTCCGAGTCCATCAAGGAATCCATTCAGGACGTGCAGTTCACCCTGCTCCTGACCGTGGGGTTGGTCATCCTGGTCATTTTCCTCTTCCTGCGCCGCCTGTCCGCCACCCTCATCCCGAGCCTGGCCCTGCCCATGTCCATCATCGGCACCTTCGCCGTCATGTACCTCTACGGGTTCAGCCTGAACAACATCACGCTCATGGCCCTGACCCTGTCCGTGGGCTTCGTGGTGGACGACGCCATCGTCATGCTGGAAAACATCGTCCGCCACGGCGAGATGGGCAAGACCACCAGGGAGGCCGTGCTCGACGGCTCGCGCCAGGTGGCCTTCACCATCGTGTCCATGACCATCTCCCTGGCCGCGGTCTTCCTGCCCGTGCTGTTCATGGGCGGCATCGTGGGCAGGCTGTTCCACGAATTCGCGGTCACCATCTGCGCCTCGATCCTCATCTCCGGGCTGGTCTCCCTGACCCTGACGCCCATGCTCTGCAACCTGATCATCCGCCCGAAAAAGCGGGAGCAACACGGCAGGCTCTTCAATTTCTTCGAACGCGGCTTCGAGGCCATGCGCGACCTGTATTCCGGGACCCTGGACTGGACCATCCGCCACCACCGGCTGACCATGCTGGCCTCGGTGCTGGTCCTGGTCATGACCGTGGTCCTGTTCCGGGCCATCCCCAAGGGATTCCTGCCCACCGAGGACGCGGGCAGGCTCATGGTCTCCACCGAAGCGGAACAGGGCGTGGCCTTTGCCACCATGATGGAACGCCAGCAGCAGCTGATGAAGATCGTTTCCACCGACAAGGCCGTGGACGGCTACATGTCCGTGGTCGGCGGCGGCGGTCCCAACCGGGGCGGCAACACGGGCAGGCTCATGCTCCACCTGCGGCCCCGCTCCGAGCGCGAAAGCGTGGAGGTCGTGCAGCAACGGCTCAGGAAGAAGCTCTCCCAGGTGCCGGGCATCCGGGCGTTCGTGTCCAACCCGCCGCCCATCCGCATCGGCGGGCGCAGCTCGAAGGGGCAGTACCAGTACACCCTGCAAAGCCCCAACACCGAAGAACTGTTCCGGGTGACCGCCGAGATGGAAAGGCGCATGCAGGAACTGGACTCCATCCAGGACGTGACCTCGGACATGGAGTTCGACAACCCGGAGCTGAACATCGCCATCGACCGGGACAAGGCGTCGGCGCTGGGCATCACCGCCTACCAGGTGGAGGACGCCCTTTCCACGTCCTTCGGCAACCGCAAGATTTCCAGTATCTACGCGCCCACGGACACCTACGACGTGATCATGGAGCTGGCCCCGCAGTACCAGAGCAACCCGGACGCCCTGGCCATGCTCTCGGTGCGCTCGAAAAACGGCAAGCTGGTGCGCATGGAATCCCTGGCCAAATGGAACCTCGGCGTGGGGCCGCTGTCCGTGAACCACTCCGGGCAGCTGCCGTCCGCGACCATCTCCTTCAACCTGCCGCCGGGCCAATCCCTGGGCTCGGCCGTGGACACGGTGACCGCCCTGGCCCGCGACGTGGTGCCGCCGTCCATCTCCACCAGCTTTCAGGGCGAGGCCCAGGCCTTCCAGGAATCCATGCGCGGCCTGTGGGTGCTGCTGGCCATGGCCATCCTGGTCATCTACCTGGTGCTCGGCATCCTGTACGAGAGCTTCGTCCACCCGCTGACCATCCTGTCGGGACTGCCCTCGGCGGGCGTGGGCGCGCTCCTGACCCTGATCTTCTTCGGCGAGGCCCTGAACATCTACGCCTTTGTCGGCATCATCATGCTCATCGGGATCGTGAAAAAGAACGCCATCATGATGATCGACTTCGCCGTGGAGACCCAGCGCGAGCAGGGCCTGGCCGCCATGGAGGCGATCCGCCAGGGCGCGCTGACCCGGTTCCGGCCGATCATGATGACCACCATGGCCGCGCTCATGGGCACCCTGCCCATCGCGCTGGGCATCGGCGCGGGCGCGGAGGCGCGGCGGCCCCTCGGCCTGGCCGTGGTCGGCGGGCTCATGGTCTCCCAGCTCCTGACGCTCTACTTCACGCCGGTCTATTACATGTATCTGGATGCGGCCCAGCAGAAGCTGAACCGGTTGTTCGGCAACCGGGGGCGCTAG